A genome region from Paracoccus stylophorae includes the following:
- the xdhA gene encoding xanthine dehydrogenase small subunit, translated as MSSELRFLLNDREIRTSEVGAADTLLDFLRIDRRLIGTKEGCAEGDCGACTVLVGRLTDTGLIYEPINACIRFLASCHGCHIVTVEHLRGPDGGLHPIQKAMVEHHGSQCGFCTPGIVMSLYALWMRDPDASVARIEQALQGNLCRCTGYEPIIKAAQAAGQAGGQAQDALAVERETVTEALRAMRGQRIELRKGDQRAIIPADADDLAAVLEQDPKATLVAGATDVGLWVTKFLRDVSPAVFIGHLMKGVETRDGEIRLGAGVTYSEAAPLIAEHIPAAHDYWLRIGGWQVRNMGTIGANIANGSPIGDTPPLLIALGARIVLRKGQARREVALQDFFIDYGKQDRAPGEFVEEIAIPIRRDARVAAYKISKRRDSDITSVAAGFCLDVEGDTITSARVAFGGMAATPKRAARAEAALTGQPFAAETFEAAARAVAGDFQPLSDWRASAEYRSTVAANLFRRFWLEHSEQGLPVRLTHAVEA; from the coding sequence ATGTCGTCCGAGTTGCGCTTTTTGCTGAACGACCGGGAAATCCGCACGTCCGAGGTCGGCGCGGCCGACACGCTGCTGGATTTCCTGCGCATCGACCGCCGCCTGATCGGCACCAAGGAAGGCTGCGCCGAAGGCGATTGCGGCGCCTGCACCGTGCTGGTCGGGCGGCTGACCGACACCGGCCTGATCTATGAGCCGATCAATGCCTGCATCCGGTTTCTGGCCTCGTGCCACGGCTGCCACATCGTCACCGTCGAACATCTGCGTGGACCCGATGGCGGGCTGCACCCGATCCAGAAGGCGATGGTCGAACATCACGGCAGCCAGTGCGGCTTTTGCACGCCGGGCATCGTCATGTCGCTTTACGCCCTGTGGATGCGCGACCCGGACGCAAGCGTTGCCCGCATCGAACAGGCGTTGCAGGGCAATCTGTGCCGCTGCACCGGATACGAGCCGATCATCAAGGCCGCGCAGGCCGCCGGACAGGCCGGCGGGCAGGCGCAGGACGCGCTGGCCGTGGAACGCGAGACGGTGACCGAAGCCCTGCGCGCGATGCGCGGACAGCGGATCGAGCTGCGCAAGGGCGATCAGCGCGCGATCATCCCCGCGGATGCGGACGATCTGGCCGCCGTGCTGGAACAGGACCCGAAAGCCACCCTTGTGGCGGGCGCGACCGATGTCGGGCTGTGGGTGACGAAATTCCTGCGCGACGTCTCTCCGGCGGTGTTCATCGGGCATCTGATGAAGGGGGTCGAAACCCGCGACGGCGAGATTCGCCTGGGCGCGGGCGTCACCTATTCCGAAGCCGCGCCGCTGATCGCGGAACACATTCCCGCCGCGCATGATTACTGGCTGCGGATCGGCGGATGGCAGGTGCGCAACATGGGCACGATCGGCGCCAATATCGCCAACGGCTCGCCCATCGGGGACACGCCGCCGCTGCTGATCGCGCTTGGCGCGCGGATCGTGCTGCGCAAGGGGCAGGCGCGGCGCGAGGTGGCGTTGCAGGATTTCTTCATCGACTATGGCAAGCAGGACCGCGCACCGGGCGAGTTCGTCGAGGAAATCGCGATCCCGATCCGCCGCGATGCCCGCGTGGCCGCCTACAAGATCAGCAAGCGCCGCGACAGCGACATCACCTCGGTCGCCGCCGGGTTCTGCCTCGACGTCGAGGGCGACACGATCACAAGCGCCCGCGTGGCCTTTGGCGGCATGGCCGCGACGCCGAAACGCGCGGCGCGGGCCGAAGCCGCGCTGACCGGCCAGCCCTTCGCGGCCGAAACCTTCGAGGCCGCCGCCCGCGCCGTCGCGGGCGATTTCCAGCCGCTGTCCGACTGGCGCGCCAGCGCCGAATATCGCAGCACGGTGGCGGCCAACCTGTTCCGCCGGTTCTGGCTGGAACATTCCGAACAGGGTCTGCCCGTGCGGCTGACCCACGCGGTGGAGGCATGA